A window from Gossypium raimondii isolate GPD5lz chromosome 7, ASM2569854v1, whole genome shotgun sequence encodes these proteins:
- the LOC105768761 gene encoding uncharacterized protein LOC105768761, whose translation MGGLEQRFPVPYKNLSVEIKGNKTDLVVCRYDDHFLVMATQIGTMGTILQARKEEGFTVQPTFNVSVIFGKRDEPMLPAITRQLIEHISSSGSSMPLVLSLGLKDHSMDTLKGIVSAVIENRLW comes from the exons atgggtggCTTAGAACAACGTTTTCCTGTTCCTTACAAGAATCTCTCAGTCGAAATCAAG GGGAACAAAACCGATCTAGTCGTTTGCCGTTACGACGATCATTTTCTT GTTATGGCTACCCAGATTGGAACTATGGGAACAATACTACAAGCAAG AAAGGAGGAAGGTTTTACGGTCCAGCCAACTTTCAATGTGTCCGTAATATTTGGCAAACGAGACGAG CCAATGCTACCGGCAATTACCCGTCAGCTTATCGAACACATAAG TTCCTCGGGGTCGTCTATGCCTTTAGTTCTTTCTCTCGGTCTCAAAGACCATAGCATG GACACCTTGAAGGGCATTGTTTCGGCTGTGATTGAGAACCGTCTCTGGTAA